The DNA window TGCACCCAGATTTCCTTGGGAATTTTATGTTTATGTAACCGCTTACCCCTTTTCAGCCTCTCATTTAGCCAATCATTCAACTGAATAGGTAGGCGCAAATTAACCGCCTCCTTCTCTTCTTTATCTACATTTTCTAAAAAAATAGATTTTGGTTCAGAAGTTGGTTGAGCTTCTGTTTCTTCAGCAGCAGTTTTACTAAAAATACTTTGTGCCAAAGGATTATCTCCCAACGCAGAACGCAACTTACCTTTATTTACTGCCATTTGTATACCTCATTCACTAAATCCCGATAAGCAATAGCACCCACCCCATTGGGGTCGTACTCAAAAATAGATTGCCCATGAGAAGGAGCTTCCCGGATTTTCACTGTCTCAGGAATCACGGTTTTAAACATCTTGTCACCAAAATGATTCGTCAGGGCATCCAAAACTTCTTTGCTGAGATTGTTCCTGCGGTCATACCGAGTTGCCAGCACCCCTGCTATGGCTATAGGATGCTCCAGTTGCTCTCGCACCAAAGCCAGGGCGCGTTCAATTCCTTGAATACCCAACAATCCCAAATAGCTCATATCCACGGGGATAATCACCCCATCACTGGCCATGAGTGCATTGATAGCAAACACGCCAATGTTGGGCGGACAATCTATCAGCACAAAATCATACTTATCCAACACCGGGGCGATCGCTTTTTTGAGTAACATCTCCCGACCCGGACGACCAGATATCGGTATTTCCTCCTCTGCCAGCAAAATGTTAGACGGTACCACATCTACACCAGATGCAGTTGACACCACCACCTGTGCTATGGGTGTCTTGTGCTGCAAAACATCCTTTAGCTGAAAATCAATCTGCCAGATGGGAATACCCAGTGCTGCACCAGCATTTCCTTGCGGGTCGATGTCTACAACTAACACCCGCTGTTTTTTAAACTTGACCAGACCCACAGCCAAGTTGTAGGCGGTGGTCGATTTCGCCACCCCTCCTTTCATATTGAAAACAGCCAGTTTTCGGGCCACGCTTGTTTCTGCCGTCACTACACGTTTACGGCTACATTATACATTCTTGAATGTAGATTATAGATTAAATAATCTAGAATCTAGATATTTTTTGTTGTCAGAATCTCAAAGCTAGTTACCAAGCTAATTTGAGAAGATTATAGAATCTATAATCTTGATTATAGAATGTAGATTATAGATTAAATAATCTAGAATCTAGATATTTTTTGTTGTCAGAATCCCAAAGCTAGTTACCAAGCTAATTTGAGAAGATTCTACAACAAGCAGGATTAGCAACTGCTCCTTTGAATATAATTCATAGCACCGCAATTTATACCGCATAAAAAGCATAACTCAGGTACTTCTGGGTTTCCTCACTTCCTGCATTCGTTTACTACAAATTTCGCGTTGAAAGCCCCGTCCCCCTGTGGACACGGAGCTTCAATATTTCACCCTACTAATCCTGCGCCATTTTATAGAATCTATATTCTAGATTCTTTATTCTAGATTATTGATTCTTTAATCTAGATAAATAACGAAAAACTGAGTCAGCGTAATGGTTTTCCCGTCAATCAAAATAATTTCAATATTGTTTCACCCCTTCTCTACCAGCAACTCTTCCAGTTGCGTCAGCAAAGATTCAAGCACATCACGCTTATCAGACTGTTCCCACAGCTTTGACTTTTTGGATTGCTTGTAGGCATTTTCCCAACGGGCTTGCAACTGCTGAAACTCAGACTTCGGCTTTTTAGCTACAACCTGTTTGCGGATTTCCGCCACTGATAACGAGAATTCAATCGCATCGTGTAACAGTTCACTTCTTTCCTCTTCTGACTCCAGCTTGGCAATCTCCCTCGCTTTCGTATATTCAATTTGCCCATAACGCAGAGCATCCAAGATATCACTTGGTAAATTGAGCAAAGGCAGTCTGTGTGTCCTAAACGCTTCTGGAGACATCTTGCCTATGCTCGCAAACACTTCGGCAACTATCTGTTTTTCTTGGCGGATATCGTTGTCCGCTACAAGCCCGCGTTGAGCCTTGGATAGTTTGTTAAGTAGTGTAACTACCCCTTCCCTATCAGTTGACAACCTCAAAGCCAATAAATCTAAAATCCCTTCCGTCTCCTCAACCGGATTCAAATCCTCCCGTTGTAAATTCTCTGTCAGTGCATACTGAATTGCCTGGGTATCAGACATCACTCGTACTGTTACAGGGACTTCACTCAAAGAACATTCTTGAGCCGCCTTGTATCTTCTCTCTCCAGCCACCAACTCATACTTATCACCTATTGGCCTGACCAATAAAGGCTGGAGAATACCTTCACGGCGTACAGACTCCACCAGAGATTGCATAGCCTTGGGGTCAAAATAGCGCCTTGGTTGAGTAGCTGGTAAGATAATCACAGATAATGGCAAGAAATTGGGAGCAAGAGCAGAATCTTCCTTCTTATCCAAATCCCTAC is part of the Anabaena sphaerica FACHB-251 genome and encodes:
- a CDS encoding AAA family ATPase translates to MARKLAVFNMKGGVAKSTTAYNLAVGLVKFKKQRVLVVDIDPQGNAGAALGIPIWQIDFQLKDVLQHKTPIAQVVVSTASGVDVVPSNILLAEEEIPISGRPGREMLLKKAIAPVLDKYDFVLIDCPPNIGVFAINALMASDGVIIPVDMSYLGLLGIQGIERALALVREQLEHPIAIAGVLATRYDRRNNLSKEVLDALTNHFGDKMFKTVIPETVKIREAPSHGQSIFEYDPNGVGAIAYRDLVNEVYKWQ
- a CDS encoding ParB/RepB/Spo0J family partition protein, producing the protein MSPRQTTRRPSATASKSKPKKVDPQTQESSLKAALPLLETEEGATDEVAGRDLDKKEDSALAPNFLPLSVIILPATQPRRYFDPKAMQSLVESVRREGILQPLLVRPIGDKYELVAGERRYKAAQECSLSEVPVTVRVMSDTQAIQYALTENLQREDLNPVEETEGILDLLALRLSTDREGVVTLLNKLSKAQRGLVADNDIRQEKQIVAEVFASIGKMSPEAFRTHRLPLLNLPSDILDALRYGQIEYTKAREIAKLESEEERSELLHDAIEFSLSVAEIRKQVVAKKPKSEFQQLQARWENAYKQSKKSKLWEQSDKRDVLESLLTQLEELLVEKG